From a single Stomoxys calcitrans chromosome 4, idStoCalc2.1, whole genome shotgun sequence genomic region:
- the LOC106082872 gene encoding uncharacterized protein LOC106082872: protein MQNPVFESEKTKELANFYGKQSHSPWLKGQTVTPGRDFLMKMNNLDHVKNFYPDNYKLDLSETMKAALSKGVVPGSGTGGGGMPAPSGHSGSDHGSGNPSISGSGYVTEKLYMLLQLYLQNKGWNPSAELLQCFSDLKDNALLPSAGYLQVLANRMTLDSQGRLVLRENGKIILPFEHFANAVMLKHMSGPHGLHLSVDATVRAVLESYTIGRENFGMEKEFIIEVVQSCPSPACRYYKNHVGISPLPFMEQQFPGISPEFLHHLPPPPPPHGHVPGAGGGGGTVSGPSSAGSNSSATSSSAGGGGGGEVDLSSKSSHSAHSKVPPQLQLTKQQQSQLSQISAAAVAAAAAKQQQHQAILQQQQQQQQLTAALLQQQQNRALAQQSFEKFNNLSALEKQRVLSQLDPKHFDPTTMAAVAANLQMQGLMQSQAAAAAAGQQQHVTQTSQSSSSGANAMGNPNQGVPISSHHSVHHQLPPPPQSPTMLHSSRHDMPTASSATSSTSSVATSSSSTAHMVETMVQKSVETLRSNLETLESNKDLLALHNGAWSSSNQELSMRDNLPVGQDKIVRVFAELMRNMARMKTYIRPSMCKPYGKQSESLQKTLMDTIQIVQTLRNYLPPPHIQVSSWKSESEGTSNLTGVGVVGGPGGMVGVGNPTGANTMSGVNVGMGVGVGVGGNGASSLMGSLSTNRIENLSN, encoded by the exons ATGCAAAATCCGGTTTTCGAGAGCGAAAAAACGAAGGAATTAgccaatttttatggaaaaca ATCTCATAGTCCTTGGTTGAAGGGCCAGACGGTGACTCCTGGACGAGACTTCCTAATGAAAATGAATAATCTG GACCACGTTAAAAACTTCTATCCGGATAACTATAAATTGGATTTATCGGAAACTATGAAAGCTGCTCTGTCCAAGGGTGTCGTTCCGGGCTCGGGTACGGGAGGTGGGGGTATGCCTGCTCCTAGTGGTCACAGTGGTTCCGATCATGGTTCTGGAAATCCTAGTATTTCTGGCTCGGGCTATGTAACGGAAAAGTTATATATGCTGCTCCAATTGTACTTGCAGAACAAAGGATGGAATCCCAGTGCAGAACTTTTGCAATGTTTCTCTGACCTCAAGGACAATGCCTTGCTACCTAGTGCAGGATATTTGCA GGTATTAGCCAATCGCATGACACTTGATTCCCAGGGCCGTTTGGTGCTGAGGGAAAATGGCAAGATAATCCTGCCCTTTGAGCACTTTGCAAATGCTGTTATGTTGAAGCATATGTCTGGACCACATGGTCTACACTTGAGTGTGGATGCAACTGTGCGAGCTGTCTTGGAGTCCTACACTATAGGCCGCGAAAACTTTGGCATGGAAAAAGAATTTATTATTGAAGTGGTTCAATCATGTCCCAGTCCGGCTTGTCGTTACTACAAAAACCATGTAGGCATTTCACCGCTACCCTTTATGGAACAACAATTTCCGGGAATTAGtcctgaatttttacaccatttaccaccgccaccaccaccacatggCCATGTGCCTGGAGCTGGTGGTGGAGGAGGCACAGTAAGCGGTCCAAGTTCAGCGGGCAGTAACAGTTCTGCCACAAGTAGTTCTGCCGGTGGAGGAGGTGGGGGTGAAGTTGATTTATCATCAAAATCTTCACATTCTGCACATTCAAAGGTGCCACCGCAATTACAATTGACCAAGCAGCAACAATCACAATTGTCCCAGATTAGTGCCGCTGCCGTTGCAGCTGCAGCagcaaaacagcaacaacatcaggCCATtctgcagcagcaacaacaacagcaacaattaaCAGCTGCTctcttacaacaacaacaaaatcgtgCATTGGCCCAGCAAAGTTTTGAAAAGTTTAATAATCTATCCGCCCTAGAAAAGCAACGTGTTCTATCGCAACTTGACCCTAAACATTTCGATCCCACCACAATGGCAGCTGTtgctgcaaatttgcaaatgcaGGGTCTGATGCAATCACAAGCAGCAGCCGCTGCAGCTGGCCAACAGCAGCATGTAACACAAACATCCCAATCATCGTCTTCTGGAGCAAATGCCATGGGCAATCCAAATCAAGGAGTTCCTATATCAAGTCACCACAGCGTTCATCATCAATTACCACCGCCACCGCAATCTCCTACAATGTTACATAGCAGCCGTCATGATATGCCAACGGCATCCTCAGCCACATCGTCCACATCATCTGTTGCAACATCCTCATCTTCAACAGCTCATATGGTTGAAACCATGGTGCAGAAAAGTGTGGAAACTTTACG CTCAAATCTAGAAACTTTGGAATCAAACAAGGATCTACTTGCCTTGCATAATGGTGCATGGTCCTCCAGCAATCAGGAACTAAGTATGCGGGATAATTTGCCAGTGGGACAAGATAAAATAGTGCGTGTCTTTGCCGAGTTAATGCGTAACATGGCACGAATGAAGACCTATATAAGACCATCCATGTGTAAGCCATATGGCAAACAAAGTGAATCATTGCAAAAAA CTCTTATGGATACCATACAAATTGTGCAAACATTGCGTAATTATTTACCACCACCTCATATACAGGTTTCATCTTGGAAAAGTGAAAGTGAGGGCACATCAAATTTAACTGGTGTGGGAGTTGTTGGCGGTCCCGGGGGTATGGTTGGTGTTGGAAATCCAACAGGTGCTAATACCATGTCAGGAGTAAATGTTGGCATGGGCGTAGGTGTTGGTGTCGGTGGTAATGGTGCATCATCCCTAATGGGTAGCTTATCCACAAATCGTATCGAAAATTTAAGCAATTAA